In the Sinomonas cyclohexanicum genome, GACCCAGTACGACGGCGACTACCCCGCCGGGGCCTGCACCCACATCGAGCAGAACACCGACGCGTTCGCCCTGTTCCTCCAGGGCGCGGGCGGGGACCAGAACCCGGGCGGAATCGCCAGCTGGGCCCTGCGCAACCAGTGCGGCACCTCCCTCGGCGCCGCGGTGGTGGCCGCTGCGGGCACGCCTGGACGCGCCCTGACCGGGCCCATCGGCACCGCATCCAATGACGTGGCGCTCCCCTTAGACATCGACCTCTCACCCGGGAACCTCGCGGCCGTCCGCGCCGACTACGCCGCCCGGGTGCCGAACCCCCTCGGCCACCCGCCGTGGTACGCGCGCCACGCCGAGGTCATGATCCAGAGGCTCGACGCCGGGCAGATCGAGACCGGGGTGCCCTCCGCGGTCCACCGGTGGACGATCGGCGGCGCGGAGCCGCTGAAGATCGCGTGGGCCAGCGGAGAGCTCGTCAGCAGCTACGCCGCGTTCCTGCGCATCCACTTCGGCGGGTCCGCCGGGCTGTGGGTCTGCGGCTACGCCGGTGCGTCGCTGTGCTACATCCCCACAGCCGAGTTCTTCCCGCCGACCATGACGCTCGGCAGCTACGAAGGCGGCTGGGACACCGACTTCCCCGGGATCGCGGGCGGGAGCATGACCGTCTACGGCCACCCGGCCCACTACGTCGCCGGAGCCTCGGGCGTCGGAGCCACCGTCATCGCCGCCCTGACCCAGATCCTCACCTGACTCCGACTGCGACACTCCGACTGCGACGTACAGGAGCCCGCCGACGACGAGCCCGCCGACTCCTAGCGCCCGAACGGCCCGTCCGGCTGGGGCTCGCGGCCCGGCGGCTCCGGCTCGACCGGCGGCGACGGCTCCACGGGCGGCTCCGGCTCGATGGGAGGCGATGGCTCAGTGGGCACGGGCGGCTCGGCCGGTGCGGGGAAGGGGTCCGGGTTGGGGTCGATCGGCGGGATCGTGCCCGGGTCCGGCTGCGGCACGCCCGGCTCGGGCCTGCCGGGCTGGGGCGGGAGGGTTCCGGTGGCCGAGAGCGCGGTAGCCGGGAGCGCCGTGCTGTCGGCGAGCGCGCTGACCTCGACGGCGGAGGCGGTCGTGTCCATCTCGAGTCTCATGCCCTGTTCATTCCCCGCCGCGGGCTCCCCACACATCCATCCCACGGATGCTGTTTGAGGATCGATGCGCTGGGCAATAGCGGGGTGCGAGAGGAAGGGCATGACCGGCCCTTCCGTGTTCCGCAGGAGGACAGACCATGGGAGCCGGAGACAAGTTCGAGAACAAGGCCGAGGACCTCAAGGGCAAGGCCAAGGAGCACGTCGGAGACGCAACGGACAACAGGGACCTCGAGGCCGAGGGCAAGGCCGATCAGGCGAAGGCCGGGCTCAAGCAGGCCGGCGAGCACCTCAAGGATGCCGTCCGCGACGTCAAGGGCGACTGACCCTCAGCCTTGGCCGAGCTGGCTCGGTCTGCGCTGACCCACGACGGCGGCGGCTCACCCACCCGGGTGAGCCGCCGCCGTCGTGCGTCACCACCCAAAACGTGCGATTGATCAACATCGGGTGCATATCAGACAACATTCGGGCTAGGATGTGTGGGTGACATCACAGGACATCGAGCCCCAGCAGGACGAGCTCAGCGCGGAGACCCAGACGGCCCTCGAGCGTGCCGAGGCGAGCCATCGCCATGAGTCGCTGTTCTCCGAGCGGGCGCACAACATCAAGCAGTCGGCGGTGCGGGACGTCTTCGACATCTCGATCCGGCCGGGCCTCGTCTCGCTCGCCGGCGGGTCGCCGAGCCTGTCCAGGCTCCCGCTGGACCTCGTGGCGGAGACCGCCTCGCGCGTCATCACAGAGCGCGGCATGGAGGCCCTTCACTACGGCGGCGGCAAGGGAACGCTCGAGCTGCGCGAGCTCATCTGCGAGATCATGGCCGAGGAGGGGATCCTCGGGGCATCGGCGGAGGACGTCGTCGTGACCACCGGCTCGCAGTCCGCCCAGGACATCGCCGCGAAGGTGTTCTGCAACCCCGGCGACGTGGTGCTCGTCGAAGACCCCACGTACGTGGGCGCGCTCAACACGTTCGAGGCGTACCAGGTCCAGGTCGAGCCGGTCCGGATGGACGAGAACGGGCTCGTGCCAGAGGCCCTCGAGGCGCGGATCGCCGAGCTCGAAGCCGCCGGCAGGACCGTCAAGCTCCTCTACACGATCCCGAGCTTCAACAACCCCTCGGGCATCACGATGGCAGCCGAGCGCCGCCAGCGCGTCGTGGACATCGCCCGCGCGCACAACATCCTGGTCCTCGAGGACAACCCGTACGGCATGCTCCGCTTCGACGGGCACCCGCTCACCCCGCTGCGCGCCGACAACCCCGACGACGTCATCTACTGCGGCTCGTTCTCCAAGATCTTCTCCCCCGGTGTCCGGCTCGGCTGGGCGCTTGTGCCGAAGCACCTCTACCGGCGGTTCTACCTCGCCGCCGAGGCCGTGGTGCTGTGCCCCTCGTCGCTCAACCAGCTGATCGTCACGGAGTTCTTCCGCGCCTTCGACTGGCGCGGCTACCTCGCCGAGTCCCGTGCCGTGTACGCGGAACGGTGCGAGGCGATGCTCGCCGCGCTCGCGGAAGAGTTCCCGGCCGGAGCCGGGCTAGGTATCACGTGGACGACGCCGGAGGGCGGCTTCTTCGTCTGGGTCACCCTCCCCGAGGGGATCGACACGTACCCGCTTCTGTACCAGGCGATCGACGCGGGCGTCGTGTTCATCCCCGGTGCCGCGTTCACGCCGTCGGACGCGCCGAGCAACAGGCTGCGGCTCGCGTTCTCCGGGGTCGAGCCCGAGCGGATCCGGGAGGGCGTGCGGCGCTTGGCGCCCGTGATCCGGGCCGCGGTCGAGGCGAACGCCGGCTGACGCTCCCCGCGCCCCCGCGGCGCCCCCGCGGCGCCCCCGCCAGCCGAACACCCCCGCAAATGGTGGGTTGAGCAGGGTGCGGACGCCTCCGACCCTGCTCAACCCATCATTTCGCGTGAAGGCGGCCCCGGCTCAGCCGCCGACCGCGGCGAGGGCGTTGACCTGGCCCTTGCCGTAGAACGAGTTCGACCCCTTGCCGCCCTGGCAGGTCTGAGGCGCGCCGCCGTCGACCGCCGGGAAGAAGGCGTAGATCGAGACGTCCGCGGGGCATGCCGTGGGGTCGGCGGTGTTGGCAATCCGCGCCGCCACTTGGTTGGCGTTGGCCCCGGTGCTCGCGATGAGCGCGGCGAGGCCGGCCACATGCGGCGAGGCCATGGAGGTGCCCTGCGCATAGCAGTACGTGGCGCCGGATGCGTCGAAGACCTTGCGCGCACAGCTGCCCATGAGCGATGCCGGCCATGTCGAGAGAACCCGCCCATTCGGGGCCGCAGCGGTGTGCTGCAGGATCGAATCGCCACCGGGTGCGGCCACGGTCACGACGCCCGCACCGTAGCTCGAATAGAACGACTTGAGGCCGAGGTTGCCCACCGCCGAGACCGTCACGACACCGGGAACCTCCGCCGGCACGACGGCGCACGCGTTCGAGATGTCCCGGGTCACGGGCGTCGTATTGTCCGGGCTTGTCGCGTCCTGCGTCGGGTGGGCGAGGTCGTCGGCCTGGTTGCTGGCGGCGGCAACCACGGTCACGCCGTTCTGCTGCGCGAACTTGATGGCGCGCCGCTCTGCCTCCCAGATCGCCCGCTGCTCCGGATCGTTCTTGCAGTTGAAGAGCCACGGGTCAGCGAAGTACGAGTTGTTGGTCACCTGGATCCCGTGGGTTGCGGCCCACATGAACGAGCAGACCACGGCCTCCGGGAAGAAGAACCCGGCGGCGTTGCCGGCCTTGATCCCGGCGAGCTTCACGCTGGGGGCAACGCCCACGATCCCGAGTCCGTTCTGCGCCGCGGCGATCGTGCCGGCGGTGTGCGTGCCGTGGCCGTTGTCATCCATCCAGGCAGCCGGCGAGGTGTCGGGCACGCCTCCCACGCATGAGACGGACTTCGAGAAGTCCACGTTCGGCGCGAGGTCGGGGTGGGTGTAGTCGAGGCCCGTATCGATGTCGCCGACCACGACCGAGGAGCTGCCGCCGTTGATCGCCCGTGCCTCGGGCGCGTGCATCTGGACCATGTCCCACTGGAGGCCGGAGAGGGGCTCGCTTCCCGACGCGGGGGCGGCCGGGGCGAGCGGGTCGGCGGCGCCGTCCGCCGCCGTGCCGGACGCGGCGTCGCCCTTGAGCGCCACACCGAACCCGGCCGTGGACGCGGCCGCGTCGACGCTCGGATCCGCGGCGCGCAGCCTGGCGGAGAAGTCCGACGCCGCCGAGCTCACCACGGCGACGCCGATGGCGCCGTAGTCCGCGACAACCGTGCCGCCCGAGGACGTGATGGCGTTGAGGGACTTGCCGGCGGCCTTGCCGCCGGACTTGTAGAGCACGAGGTAGTTCTGCTGCCCCTGGGTCGGGCCTGCTTGGACCGCCTGTGGCTGAGTGGCGGCCGTCGTGGCCGCAACCGCCGCGGGGACGGCGCCGGCCACCGCGATCCCCGCGGCGATACCGGCGCATAGAAGGGGGCGGGCGAGTGAGCGTGATCGCATCGTGTGCCTTTCATCCCGCCGGGGCCTGGATGCAGACCTCCGGCCCGACTCACCCCGGGGGATGCCGGGGTGCGCGTCAGAGGGCTCCACAGAGCGCGCATGGTCCCCTCAGACGCAACCGAGACTAGTGGCGCAGATCACATTCCGTAAAGGGAGCGGCTTCAGGACTTCTCGTACACCCAGGGGAGCCGCGACATCGTGAGCCGATGCCGCGCGGTGCCCGCGGCCGCCGGGTCCCCGTACTGCGAGTCGCCGTCCCAGAGGACCGCCTCGATCTTCCCCTCGGAGTCAAGGAGCTGGAAGCTCGCGAACCGCGCCGCGGGCACCGGGACTCCGGAGAGGGCGTCCGCCACGGTCGCGGCCCCCAGCAGCCCCTCGAGCGTGACCCACGTGGGCGGGAAGAGGACCATCTCCCCCGCCGCGTGGCGATCGAGGGCCACCTCAGGGCGCAGCCAGGCGAAGTCCACGTGCTCGTCCGCGCTCAACGCCAACTCCCCGCCCGGGTCCTCGGCGAGGAAGAACCACGTCACGAGCCGCTTGGGCACCTGCCGCGGCGGCACCCAGCGCGAGAGCTCCACGAGCCCGGAGGCCCGCAGAATCAGCCCGGTCTCCTCGAACGTCTCGCGGACCGCTGCACGGCGGACCGCCGACGGCGCGTGGACCGGCGCACCCGAGGCGGCATCGCCGTCGTGGGCGTCATCCCGCGGATCAGGAGGATCGCCGGGGAGAGAGTCCTCCGGGTCCACGCGGCCGCCGGGGAACGCCCACGCCCCCCCGAACGAGCCGGCCACGGGCCGCTCGAGGAGCAGCACCTCGAGCCCGGCATCGCTGTCGCGCAGCACGACGACGGTGGCTGCACGCCCCACGATCGGTGAATCCATACCGCCACTCTAGGCCTACGCTAGAAGGCGTGCCCCTTACCCGCCGTACCTTCCTCCGCGCGTCCGCGGCCGCCGCTGTGCTCGCTCCGCTGGCCCCGTCGCTGGCCGCCTGCGCCCCCGGCGAGGACGTGCCCAAGGTCGAGTTCGGCGCAAGGCTGCCCATCCCGCCCCTGGACGCGGGGAGCGTCGAGGGCAGCGGCGGGTCCACAGTCCGTGTGTTCAAGCTCGCGCCCCAGCCCGGCACCCACGAGTTCGTGCCGGGCAAGGCCGCCGAGTCAATGGGCTACAACGGCGCGTACCTCGGACCCACCCTGCGCGCCGCCCGAGGCGAGAAGGTGCGCGTGGCCATCGAGAACCGGCTCCCGGACCCCACGACCGTGCACTTCCACGGGATGATGCTTCCCGCCGCGGCCGACGGCGGCCCACACGCCATGATCGACGCCGGCGCCTCCGTGGCGCCAGAGTGGACCATCGACCAGCCCGCGGCGACCCTCTGGTACCACCCGCACCCACACGGGAACACCGAGAAGCAGGTGTCCTACGGCCTCGCGGGGATGTTCATCCTCGACGAGCCGGACGCACAGGGCGCCACACCCGCAGCAACGGCCGCGCTCCCCCAGGAGTACGGCGTGGACGACATCCCCCTCATCGTCCAGGACCGCCGCCTCGACTCGAACGGCAAGCTCACGTTCGACCCGGCCGGCAACTCCCTCGGCACCCTCGGCAACTCGATCGCGGCCAACGGCACGCTCGGCGCGGTCCTGCCCGTCATGACCCAGCGCGTCCGCCTCCGCATCCTCAACGCGAGCAACGGCCGCTGGTTCAAGTTCGGCCTCGCGGACCATCGCCCATTCCACATGGTCGCGTCCGACGGCGGCCTGCTCGCCGCCCCCCTCGAGCTCACCTCGGTACAGCTCTCCCCCGCCGAGCGGGCCGAGATCGTGGTGGAGCTGAAGCCTGGGGAGTCCGTCATGCTGCGCTCGTTCGCCCCGGACCTCGGGCGGGTCAACCCGCCGGATGCGTTCGGCGGCGGCAAGGAGTTCGACGTGGTGAGGCTCGACGCCGCGGCCAGCCTCGCGCCGTCGGCCGCGCTCCCGGCGGCGTTCGGCGAGCTGCCCGCGCCCGAGGGGACCACGACGGCGGTCTCGCGCTCGTTCACGTTCAACGGCCGCAACATCAACAACAAGACCATGGACATGAACCGGATCGACTTCACCGCGGCGCCCGGCGAGGCCGAGGTGTGGTTCGTGGACAACGTCAGCGCGTACCAGCACAACGTGCATGTCCACGGGGTCCAGTTCCGGCTCGTCGACATCGACGGAAAGCAGCCGCCGCCCGAGCGCGCGGGCTGGAAGGACACCATCCCGCTGCTGCCGCGCGAGCAGAACCGGATCGCGTTCCGCATGCCGAAGTACGCGGACTCCGAGCACCCGTACATGTACCACTGCCACCTCCTCACGCACGAGGACGAGGGCATGATGGGGCAGTTCCTGGTCGCGGACGCGGGCGCGGCCGGCCCCGGCTCAGGGACGCCGAGCCCGCACCAGCACGGCTGAGTGGCCCCACCGTCCCGCCAAGCAGAACTCGGGGGCCCTGAGGCCGGAATCCTGCCGATCCGGGCCCGAGTTGTGTCTGGCGGGGCGCCGCTACTTGCCCCACTGGGTGGGCGGACCGAGGAACAACAGCGTCGACACGATCACGGCGACCGCCACGACCATCGCGAGGCCCAGTAGCACCGGGTGCGCGAGGAGGGCACGGAGCACGGCGCTGATCCACGTGCTGTCCCGGGGGTCATCGGTGCGCTCGCGGCGCCACTGCCCCTCGAGGTGGCCGCCGCGCTCGAGTCGGCGGTCGAACGGGTAGGTGGCGTACGGGACGACGGCGAGCACGACGGCGGCGACGATCCGCGGCACGGGCCAGTGCTGGTTCACGCCGACGAGGGCCGCGGTCACGGCGTACGAGACGAACACCACGCCGTGGACCATGCCGGCCACCTGGACTGGCCAGTCGCCTACATGGACGGCGTATTTGAGGATCATGCCGATGATGAGCAGGGTCCACGTCACCATCTCGGCGATCGCGAGCGTGCGGTAGAGGGAACGCGGCGTGGAGGCGAAGCCGGCGCGGGTGGGCGCCGTCTGGGCGGGGGAGTCGGTGAGGGCGGGTCGGCTCGAAGTCACCCCTCCATCTTGCCAAGCCGCGCACGACGCCGGCCTCAACCGTTCGGTTGATCTCCCACCGCGCGCTCCGGCCGGGTCTGGGCCGCGGGACCGGCGACGGCGTCGGCCTCGGGCGTATCGACGGCCTCGAACTCGAACTCGTCCTCGCCGACGGCAAGGGTGATGTCCTCCGGCGTCATCGCGAGGCTCACCGCGTAGTAGAAGATCACGAGCGCGAACGCGACGACGAACAGGATGTCGACCCACTCCGGCAGGATGCTCAGCGCGCCGGTTCCGTACCGGCCGAGGAGCCCCAGCACCACGAGCCCGATGAGCCAGGGCCAGATCCAGGAGGCCGCGCGCCAGTCGAGGTCCCGCCGGAACCGCAGCGACTTCGAGCGGTGGAGCGCGATCTCGAAGATCACCCTCCCGATGAGGATGGCGGTGAGGATCTTCCAGATCGCCTCAAACCCGGACCAGTAGATGATGAGGTTCGCGAAGACGAATCCGGCGGGCGTGAGGACCTGGGGCCACGGGACGCGGTAGGGGTGCTTGCGGCCGGCGTGCTGGCGGATGAGCGCCTCGAGGGAGACGGGCGCGAAGGCGTACATGATCGCCGTCGCATCGGTCACGAGACCCACGAGGGACTGCCAGCTCGGGAACGGCAGCAGGGCGATGAGCCCGACGACGAACGCGAGCAGGATCGAGCCGAACGGGACGCCGCGCTTGCTGACGGTGGTGAGCCAGGGCGGCAGGGCGTCGTCCTCGCCGAGGGCGTAGGAGATGCGCGAGGACGTGCCGATGTACACGAGGCCCGTGCCCATCGGCGAGATCACGGCGTCGATGAGCAGGACGGTGGCGAGCCAGCCGACCCCGGCCGCGAGGGCGAGGTCGTAGTAGGGACCGTACGCGCCGGCCCCGAGCGGGTTGTCCCAGTTCTTGACGATGTTCGCCGGGTCGATCGCCCCGATGAACGCGACCTCGAGCAGGATGTACACCACCGCGCCGATGAGCATCGCGGTGATGATGGCCCGGGCGACGTCCTTCTTCGGGTTGCGGGCCTCGCCGGCCATCTGCGCGGCCTGCTCGAAGCCCTGGAGCGCGAACACGACGCCGAGCGGGAGCGCCGCGAAGATCCCGTGGAACCCGTTGGGTGCGAATCCCCCGCCCTGGGTGAAGTTCCCGGGGTGGAACGTGAGGGAGATGATCACGACGATGGTGAGCAGTGGGACGGCGGTCTTCCAGATCACGACCGCGATGTTGCTGTCCGAGAGCCACTTCGCGCCGAGGAGGTTGATCACCGTGAACACCGCCAGGGCGATGGCCGCGATGACCAGGCCGATCGGGGTCAGGGTCGAATCGGGATTCACAAGGTCGATGCCCTTGGCCCACGGCGCCGACTCGAGATAGGTGATGGCTCCCTCGACCTCGATCGGTGCGATCGTCACGGCCTGGAGGTAGCCGACCCAGCCGGCGGTGAAGCCCGCGAGCGCGCCGAACGCGTAGTGCGGGTACCGGGCGGTGCCGCCGGCCACCGGGTAGGCGGCGCCGAGGTCCGCGTGGATGAGCGCGAGCACGATGAGCATGATCGCCGCGAGGAACCACGAGACGATCGACGCCGGCCCGGCCGACTTCGCCGCCCCCAGGGCGCCGAGGAGCCACCCTGATCCGATGATCGAGCCGAGCGAGACGAACATGAGGCCCCAGAAGCCGACTACGCGCTTGAGAGGGTGGCCGCCATGGGTGGGGGTTGCAAGGTCGTGGGCCATCGCCGCTGCTCCTAGCGGGTGCTCATCTTCCGGGCCCGAGGGCCCGCCCCCGATGACCCCTTGACGATAGACCAGGCGTCAAGGGGAGGGAAGACCCGGCGCGCCGGGCCAGTGGGGCGGCTCAGTACCCCGCGGCAGCGTCGACGAGGCCCTCGAGGTCCTTCCCTGCGGCGAACCGTTTCAGGTTCTCCGTCACGCGCTCGCCGAGGAGCGGGCGGATCATCTCGATCGTGTCCGCGGCGTGCGGGGTGATGAGCGCGTGCGGCTCGTCCCAGAGGGGGTGCCCGTCCGGGAGCGGCTCGGGGTCCGTCACGTCGAGGGCGGCGCCGGCGATCGTGCCGGCACGGAGGGCCTCCACCACGGCGTCCGTATCCACGAGGCCGCCGCGGGCGATGTTGACCAGGATCGCGGAGGGCTTCATGAGCGCGAGCTCGGGCGCGCCGATGAGCTTGGACGTGTCCGGGGTCAGGGCGGCCGCGACCACCACGACGTCGGCCGCCGGGAGCAGCTCGGCGAGGTGAGCGGGCGTCGTCGTGCGCGCGGCTCCGGGCACCTTGGCGAGGGTGCGGCGCACGACGTCGACCTCCATGTCGAAGCAGCGGAACAGCCGCAGGATCTCCAGGCCCACCCCGCCGGCGCCGACGACCACGGCGCGCAGCCCGTGCAGCGACGTGCCGGTGGCGGCGCCCCACGAGCGGGCGCGGGCGCGCTCGGGGAGGTGGCGCAGGAGCGCGAGGGAGAGGGCGAGCGCGTGCTCGGCCACCGGCTTCGCGTAGGCGCCCTTCGCGCTTGTCCACACCTTCCCCGGGTGCCGCGAGAGGGCGTCCGCGTACGCCTCGATCCCGGCGCTGGGCAGCTGGACCCAGCGGATCGACGGGGTCGAGTCGAGGACCGCTGTGAGCTCCTGCTTGGGGTTGCCGTGGTCGAGGATGAGCGCCTCGGGCTGCTCATCGAGGCCGACGACGGCGCCCCCTCCGGCCTCGATGGCGCCCGTCAGGAAGGGCAGGGGCTCGCCGTGGATGGCGACGCGGACGGGGGTGCGGGGAATCAGGGGCGCCGTGGTCATGTGGCCAGCCTAGCCAGCCTGGACTCACCCTAGGATCGAAGCGTGCACCGCTACGCGATCGTCCTGCCCCTCGAGCCCATGGTTGTGGGCGAGCGGTATGCGGTGCGGGACTGGCCCCTGCATATCACCGTCATGCCGGTCTTCGCGACGTGGGCCAGCACGCCCCAGCTCGCCGCGAGCATGGGGGCGGTCGCGGCGCGCACCGCCCCGATCATCGCGGTGGCCGGTCCGGGCGAGCTGTTCGGGCCCAAGCACGATACTCCGGTGGCCCTCGTCGAGTCCCCCGAGATCCGCGCCCTGCACAAGACCTTCGTCCGGGAGCTGGACATCCACGTCCCCACCTTCCGCCGCCCGGATTTCGCGGGCGACGGCTTCCGCGCGCACATCACCGCCACGAAACGCGGCGCCGCCGAGGAGGGCCAGGCCCTGCGCCTGACCCAGCTCGCGCTCGTCGACATGCACCCCGAGCCGGGCCAGGGTCGCCCCCTCGTCGTCGCCGTCGCGGACCTCGCCTACTGATGCGTCTCCGTCCGGAAGGATTGGCTAGATTGTGCGAAAGCCCACACATGAGTAGATTGTTTACAATCTACAAACCTACAAGTTGAGGTGACCCGTGCTTTTCAGCGACGAGGAGTACCAGACGCGACTCTCGGGCGTGCGGCAGCGAATGGCGCGACAGGGCTTGTCCGCCCTTCTGGTGACCGACCCCGCGAACATCTACTACCTGACCGGGTACAACGCGTGGTCGTTCTACACACCGCAGCTCGTCTTCGTTCCAGCGGACGGGCCGATGCTGCTCTTCACCCGTGCCATGGATGCGGGCGGCGCCTTCCGCACCGCGTGGCTGCCTCCAGACAGCATCGTGGGCTACCCCGAGGACTACGTGCACCGGCCGCACATCCACCCGTTCGACTGGGTTGCGTCCTCACTGCGTGAACGTGGCCTCGTCGCCGGGGCCGCCGGCGGTTGCGTCGGGCTCGAGATGGACTCGCATTTCTTCTCGCCCAGGGCCTATCGCGCCTTGGTGCATGCCCTGCCGGAGTGGACGTTCGTGGACAGCTACGAGCTCGTCAACTGGGTCCGGTCCGTGAAGTCGGCGGCCGAGATCGAGCTCGTGCGCAAGGCCGCCAGCGTCTGCGGGGCTGCGATGGAGGCTGCGGTCGAGGCGATCGACGTCGGCGTCCGCCAGTGCGATGCTGCCGCTGCCATCAGCCACGCGCAGATCACGGGCAGCGGGTCGATCGATGGTGACTACCCCGCGATCGTTCCCATGCTCCCGACCGGCGAGGCCGCGGACACGCCGCACCTGACGTGGAGCGCAGATCGGTTCGAAGGCGGGCAGGCCGTCGTCATCGAGCTCGCCGGGGCGCATCGCCGCTACCACGCCCCGCTCGCGCGCACGGTGACGCTCGGGCGGGCGCCCGACCGCCTCGCGAAACTCGCGGGCGCGGTGGGCGAGGGCATCGACGCGGTGCTCGGCGCCGTCCGCCCCGGTGTCCCTGTCCGCGATCTCGCCCAGGCGTGGAACACGACGCTTGCAAGGCACGGCCTCGAGAAGCCCTCCCGCATCGGCTACTCGATCGGCATCGGCTACCCGCCCGACTGGGGCGAGCGCACCATCTCCATCC is a window encoding:
- a CDS encoding CsbD family protein — protein: MGAGDKFENKAEDLKGKAKEHVGDATDNRDLEAEGKADQAKAGLKQAGEHLKDAVRDVKGD
- a CDS encoding aminotransferase-like domain-containing protein; protein product: MTSQDIEPQQDELSAETQTALERAEASHRHESLFSERAHNIKQSAVRDVFDISIRPGLVSLAGGSPSLSRLPLDLVAETASRVITERGMEALHYGGGKGTLELRELICEIMAEEGILGASAEDVVVTTGSQSAQDIAAKVFCNPGDVVLVEDPTYVGALNTFEAYQVQVEPVRMDENGLVPEALEARIAELEAAGRTVKLLYTIPSFNNPSGITMAAERRQRVVDIARAHNILVLEDNPYGMLRFDGHPLTPLRADNPDDVIYCGSFSKIFSPGVRLGWALVPKHLYRRFYLAAEAVVLCPSSLNQLIVTEFFRAFDWRGYLAESRAVYAERCEAMLAALAEEFPAGAGLGITWTTPEGGFFVWVTLPEGIDTYPLLYQAIDAGVVFIPGAAFTPSDAPSNRLRLAFSGVEPERIREGVRRLAPVIRAAVEANAG
- a CDS encoding S8 family serine peptidase translates to MRSRSLARPLLCAGIAAGIAVAGAVPAAVAATTAATQPQAVQAGPTQGQQNYLVLYKSGGKAAGKSLNAITSSGGTVVADYGAIGVAVVSSAASDFSARLRAADPSVDAAASTAGFGVALKGDAASGTAADGAADPLAPAAPASGSEPLSGLQWDMVQMHAPEARAINGGSSSVVVGDIDTGLDYTHPDLAPNVDFSKSVSCVGGVPDTSPAAWMDDNGHGTHTAGTIAAAQNGLGIVGVAPSVKLAGIKAGNAAGFFFPEAVVCSFMWAATHGIQVTNNSYFADPWLFNCKNDPEQRAIWEAERRAIKFAQQNGVTVVAAASNQADDLAHPTQDATSPDNTTPVTRDISNACAVVPAEVPGVVTVSAVGNLGLKSFYSSYGAGVVTVAAPGGDSILQHTAAAPNGRVLSTWPASLMGSCARKVFDASGATYCYAQGTSMASPHVAGLAALIASTGANANQVAARIANTADPTACPADVSIYAFFPAVDGGAPQTCQGGKGSNSFYGKGQVNALAAVGG
- a CDS encoding NUDIX hydrolase, whose product is MDSPIVGRAATVVVLRDSDAGLEVLLLERPVAGSFGGAWAFPGGRVDPEDSLPGDPPDPRDDAHDGDAASGAPVHAPSAVRRAAVRETFEETGLILRASGLVELSRWVPPRQVPKRLVTWFFLAEDPGGELALSADEHVDFAWLRPEVALDRHAAGEMVLFPPTWVTLEGLLGAATVADALSGVPVPAARFASFQLLDSEGKIEAVLWDGDSQYGDPAAAGTARHRLTMSRLPWVYEKS
- a CDS encoding multicopper oxidase family protein is translated as MPLTRRTFLRASAAAAVLAPLAPSLAACAPGEDVPKVEFGARLPIPPLDAGSVEGSGGSTVRVFKLAPQPGTHEFVPGKAAESMGYNGAYLGPTLRAARGEKVRVAIENRLPDPTTVHFHGMMLPAAADGGPHAMIDAGASVAPEWTIDQPAATLWYHPHPHGNTEKQVSYGLAGMFILDEPDAQGATPAATAALPQEYGVDDIPLIVQDRRLDSNGKLTFDPAGNSLGTLGNSIAANGTLGAVLPVMTQRVRLRILNASNGRWFKFGLADHRPFHMVASDGGLLAAPLELTSVQLSPAERAEIVVELKPGESVMLRSFAPDLGRVNPPDAFGGGKEFDVVRLDAAASLAPSAALPAAFGELPAPEGTTTAVSRSFTFNGRNINNKTMDMNRIDFTAAPGEAEVWFVDNVSAYQHNVHVHGVQFRLVDIDGKQPPPERAGWKDTIPLLPREQNRIAFRMPKYADSEHPYMYHCHLLTHEDEGMMGQFLVADAGAAGPGSGTPSPHQHG
- a CDS encoding DUF3817 domain-containing protein produces the protein MTSSRPALTDSPAQTAPTRAGFASTPRSLYRTLAIAEMVTWTLLIIGMILKYAVHVGDWPVQVAGMVHGVVFVSYAVTAALVGVNQHWPVPRIVAAVVLAVVPYATYPFDRRLERGGHLEGQWRRERTDDPRDSTWISAVLRALLAHPVLLGLAMVVAVAVIVSTLLFLGPPTQWGK
- a CDS encoding APC family permease, giving the protein MAHDLATPTHGGHPLKRVVGFWGLMFVSLGSIIGSGWLLGALGAAKSAGPASIVSWFLAAIMLIVLALIHADLGAAYPVAGGTARYPHYAFGALAGFTAGWVGYLQAVTIAPIEVEGAITYLESAPWAKGIDLVNPDSTLTPIGLVIAAIALAVFTVINLLGAKWLSDSNIAVVIWKTAVPLLTIVVIISLTFHPGNFTQGGGFAPNGFHGIFAALPLGVVFALQGFEQAAQMAGEARNPKKDVARAIITAMLIGAVVYILLEVAFIGAIDPANIVKNWDNPLGAGAYGPYYDLALAAGVGWLATVLLIDAVISPMGTGLVYIGTSSRISYALGEDDALPPWLTTVSKRGVPFGSILLAFVVGLIALLPFPSWQSLVGLVTDATAIMYAFAPVSLEALIRQHAGRKHPYRVPWPQVLTPAGFVFANLIIYWSGFEAIWKILTAILIGRVIFEIALHRSKSLRFRRDLDWRAASWIWPWLIGLVVLGLLGRYGTGALSILPEWVDILFVVAFALVIFYYAVSLAMTPEDITLAVGEDEFEFEAVDTPEADAVAGPAAQTRPERAVGDQPNG
- a CDS encoding NAD(P)-dependent oxidoreductase, whose product is MTTAPLIPRTPVRVAIHGEPLPFLTGAIEAGGGAVVGLDEQPEALILDHGNPKQELTAVLDSTPSIRWVQLPSAGIEAYADALSRHPGKVWTSAKGAYAKPVAEHALALSLALLRHLPERARARSWGAATGTSLHGLRAVVVGAGGVGLEILRLFRCFDMEVDVVRRTLAKVPGAARTTTPAHLAELLPAADVVVVAAALTPDTSKLIGAPELALMKPSAILVNIARGGLVDTDAVVEALRAGTIAGAALDVTDPEPLPDGHPLWDEPHALITPHAADTIEMIRPLLGERVTENLKRFAAGKDLEGLVDAAAGY
- a CDS encoding 2'-5' RNA ligase family protein, with product MHRYAIVLPLEPMVVGERYAVRDWPLHITVMPVFATWASTPQLAASMGAVAARTAPIIAVAGPGELFGPKHDTPVALVESPEIRALHKTFVRELDIHVPTFRRPDFAGDGFRAHITATKRGAAEEGQALRLTQLALVDMHPEPGQGRPLVVAVADLAY
- a CDS encoding M24 family metallopeptidase, which codes for MLFSDEEYQTRLSGVRQRMARQGLSALLVTDPANIYYLTGYNAWSFYTPQLVFVPADGPMLLFTRAMDAGGAFRTAWLPPDSIVGYPEDYVHRPHIHPFDWVASSLRERGLVAGAAGGCVGLEMDSHFFSPRAYRALVHALPEWTFVDSYELVNWVRSVKSAAEIELVRKAASVCGAAMEAAVEAIDVGVRQCDAAAAISHAQITGSGSIDGDYPAIVPMLPTGEAADTPHLTWSADRFEGGQAVVIELAGAHRRYHAPLARTVTLGRAPDRLAKLAGAVGEGIDAVLGAVRPGVPVRDLAQAWNTTLARHGLEKPSRIGYSIGIGYPPDWGERTISIRAEDETVLAENMTFHLIGGMWMDHYGYELSESIRVAPDGVEVLTSFPRDLIQKGR